One Qipengyuania gaetbuli genomic region harbors:
- a CDS encoding PQQ-dependent sugar dehydrogenase: protein MKRLTLFAATLPGALLLASCGSGYSTDGGTEAASTPAPTDLEFAITEHGSFNEPWASAFLPGTDRLFITEKSGTMKFVNTKDGTVGTVSGLPDVDYGGQGGLGDVAFLPREARLRSAMRTIYLSWVEAGEGDTRGAVVGRGQMICPTTTTCAISDLEVIWRQTPKVTGRGHYSHRIAVSPDGQYLFVTSGERQKQEPAQDTSNTLGTVVRLNLDGTPAAGNPLAAQGSPSNEIWSWGHRNLLGIDFDSEGRLWEIEHGPAGGDELNLVKKGQNYGWPVRSNGDQYNGTDIPDHTADDGFAKFAINWTPVIAPGNMTFYRGDLFPGLRGDLLISGLKTEALVRVAIDGESAREVARYPMGKRIRSVIEGPDGALWVLEDGEGGRLLELRPK from the coding sequence ATGAAGCGCCTTACCTTGTTCGCCGCCACCCTACCCGGCGCCCTGCTGCTCGCAAGCTGCGGCAGCGGCTATTCCACCGATGGCGGAACCGAAGCCGCTTCGACGCCCGCACCGACCGATCTCGAATTCGCGATCACCGAACACGGCAGCTTCAACGAACCGTGGGCTTCGGCCTTCCTGCCCGGCACCGACCGCCTGTTCATCACCGAGAAGTCGGGCACGATGAAGTTCGTCAACACGAAGGACGGCACGGTCGGCACGGTCAGCGGTCTTCCGGATGTCGACTACGGCGGGCAGGGCGGCCTTGGCGACGTCGCGTTCCTGCCGCGCGAGGCGCGCCTGCGTTCCGCCATGCGGACCATTTACCTCAGCTGGGTCGAAGCGGGCGAAGGCGACACGCGCGGAGCGGTCGTCGGGCGCGGGCAGATGATCTGCCCGACCACCACGACCTGCGCCATTTCCGACCTTGAAGTCATCTGGCGCCAGACGCCCAAGGTGACCGGCCGCGGTCACTATTCGCACCGCATCGCGGTCAGCCCGGACGGTCAGTACCTGTTCGTCACCAGCGGCGAACGGCAGAAGCAGGAGCCTGCACAGGACACCTCGAACACGCTGGGCACGGTCGTGCGCCTGAACCTCGACGGTACGCCTGCCGCCGGTAATCCTCTCGCTGCGCAGGGCAGCCCGAGCAACGAGATCTGGTCGTGGGGCCATCGTAACCTGCTCGGCATCGATTTCGATTCCGAAGGCCGTCTCTGGGAAATCGAACACGGCCCGGCGGGCGGTGACGAGCTGAACCTCGTCAAGAAGGGCCAGAACTACGGCTGGCCGGTCCGCTCCAACGGCGACCAGTACAATGGCACCGACATTCCCGATCACACGGCGGACGACGGGTTCGCCAAGTTCGCGATCAACTGGACCCCGGTCATCGCGCCGGGGAATATGACCTTCTATCGCGGCGATCTCTTCCCCGGCCTCAGGGGCGACCTGCTCATCTCCGGCCTCAAGACCGAAGCGCTCGTCCGCGTTGCCATCGACGGCGAAAGCGCCCGCGAAGTCGCCCGCTATCCCATGGGCAAGCGTATCCGCTCGGTTATCGAAGGACCCGACGGCGCGCTGTGGGTGCTGGAAGACGGCGAAGGCGGCCGCCTGCTTGAGCTTCGTCCCAAGTAA
- a CDS encoding GNAT family N-acetyltransferase, with translation MATIVPLSAIDPALVEELLDAAFGEQRHARTAYRIREGMEALDALSFAALDEDDYLAGTIQLWPVALTDPEGRPHPMIMVGPVAVMPGRQGEGFGKALMAASLGAVESGFETGAAPLPQVMIGDPDYYDRWDFTAQHTGGWHCPGPYEQHRLLARTSNPAVLPREGMLGPWPGQLAG, from the coding sequence ATGGCGACCATCGTCCCCCTATCCGCGATCGACCCCGCACTAGTCGAAGAGTTGCTCGACGCAGCCTTCGGCGAGCAGCGTCACGCCCGCACCGCCTACCGCATCCGCGAGGGCATGGAAGCACTCGACGCGCTCAGCTTCGCCGCGCTGGACGAAGACGACTATCTCGCCGGCACGATCCAGCTGTGGCCGGTGGCGCTGACCGACCCGGAAGGTCGACCCCACCCGATGATCATGGTCGGCCCCGTCGCAGTCATGCCGGGGCGGCAGGGCGAAGGGTTCGGCAAGGCACTGATGGCCGCCAGCCTCGGCGCGGTGGAAAGCGGTTTCGAAACTGGCGCCGCTCCGCTGCCGCAGGTGATGATCGGCGATCCAGACTATTACGACCGCTGGGATTTCACCGCCCAGCATACGGGCGGCTGGCACTGCCCCGGCCCCTATGAACAGCACCGCCTGCTGGCCCGCACGAGCAATCCGGCAGTGCTGCCGCGCGAAGGCATGCTCGGCCCCTGGCCCGGCCAGCTCGCCGGATAG
- a CDS encoding DUF1285 domain-containing protein: MVYTPPPELAGLSLAQIVEQVAARKLPPVEQWTPEQAGESHMRILADGTWLHEGSPISRPAMVRAFAGLLRREDDGSYWLVTPFQKLAIEVEDACFIATDVSETEGNLAFRINTDELVVAGPDNAIRAAGDPEAPSLYLHVRRGCEARLNRSTYEQLARIALEHGEDWTVSSGGEAFSLVPA, from the coding sequence ATGGTCTATACTCCGCCCCCCGAACTTGCCGGTCTCTCGCTCGCCCAGATTGTCGAGCAGGTCGCGGCGCGCAAGCTGCCTCCGGTCGAACAATGGACGCCCGAACAGGCGGGCGAGAGCCACATGCGCATCCTCGCCGACGGAACCTGGCTTCATGAGGGAAGCCCGATCTCTCGCCCCGCCATGGTGCGCGCCTTCGCGGGCCTGCTACGCCGCGAGGACGACGGCAGCTACTGGCTGGTAACGCCCTTCCAGAAGCTGGCGATCGAAGTGGAAGATGCCTGCTTCATCGCCACCGACGTGTCCGAGACCGAGGGCAATCTCGCCTTTCGCATCAACACCGACGAACTCGTCGTGGCTGGGCCCGACAATGCTATCCGCGCCGCGGGCGATCCCGAAGCGCCTTCGCTCTACCTCCATGTCCGGCGCGGATGCGAGGCGCGGCTCAACCGGTCGACCTACGAACAGCTTGCGCGCATCGCGCTGGAGCATGGCGAGGACTGGACCGTGTCGAGTGGGGGCGAGGCTTTCTCGCTGGTGCCTGCATGA
- a CDS encoding CoA pyrophosphatase produces the protein MSVMFDRLTHLFERGHAAPSPDLLTDARFADLERTADAAVLIAVTERKDPTVLLTQRPRTMRDHPGQVAFPGGKLDQGEDAVDAALREAWEELGIERDHVRIIGTTDRYQTGTGFDITPVLATVPPDLPIRPDPREVESWFEAPLSLLMQPESWRENEVFWKGAMRRYYELDHEGYRIWGVTAAICINLSRRLAWTD, from the coding sequence ATGAGCGTAATGTTCGACCGCCTGACACATTTGTTCGAGCGGGGGCACGCAGCGCCCTCGCCCGACCTGCTGACCGATGCGCGGTTCGCCGACCTCGAGCGCACGGCCGATGCGGCAGTGTTGATCGCCGTGACCGAGCGGAAAGACCCGACTGTCCTCCTTACCCAGCGCCCGCGCACTATGCGCGACCACCCCGGGCAGGTCGCATTCCCCGGGGGCAAGCTCGACCAAGGCGAGGACGCGGTGGATGCGGCGCTGCGCGAAGCGTGGGAAGAACTCGGTATCGAGCGCGACCACGTCCGTATCATCGGGACGACCGACCGCTACCAGACCGGCACGGGCTTCGACATTACGCCGGTGCTTGCCACCGTGCCGCCCGACCTGCCCATCCGCCCCGACCCGCGCGAGGTGGAAAGCTGGTTCGAGGCGCCGCTCTCGCTGCTGATGCAGCCCGAAAGCTGGCGCGAGAACGAGGTGTTCTGGAAGGGCGCGATGCGGCGTTATTACGAGCTCGATCACGAGGGCTACCGCATCTGGGGCGTGACCGCGGCGATCTGCATCAACCTTTCGCGGCGGCTGGCGTGGACGGACTGA
- a CDS encoding CCA tRNA nucleotidyltransferase, with protein sequence MNRLPQADWTKRKDLAALVAALGPDNARYVGGAVRDTLLGKDIHDIDLATPLLPHAVIDLCKEAGIRTVPTGIDHGTVTAILKGGPVEITTLRYDVSTDGRRATVAFATEWQEDAARRDFTINALYAHPETLEISDYFGGLADLDARHVRFIGDPHERIREDHLRILRYFRFQARFGDEPNGEAVAACQELAHTLKGLSRERVAMELLGILSLPDPRGAVALMAELGVLAVILPEAREREQAVFAALVAHEATTGTPGDPVRRLAALLPPIPSVAEAVSARLRLSRAQRARLVCAAERKETDASAPRALAYAEGVEGARDRLLIAGGSTGELDGWDVPQLPLKGGEIVQRGIGAGPDVARILRAVETRWVAEEFPSRARVEELLEEEIAASGH encoded by the coding sequence ATGAACCGCCTGCCGCAAGCCGACTGGACCAAGCGCAAGGACCTTGCCGCCCTCGTGGCCGCGCTGGGGCCCGACAACGCACGCTATGTCGGCGGAGCGGTGCGCGACACGCTGCTGGGCAAGGACATCCACGACATCGACCTTGCAACGCCGCTGCTGCCGCACGCGGTGATCGACCTGTGCAAGGAAGCTGGCATCCGCACGGTGCCCACGGGCATCGATCACGGCACGGTTACGGCGATCCTCAAGGGCGGGCCGGTCGAAATCACAACCTTGCGCTACGACGTGTCGACCGATGGCCGCCGGGCTACCGTAGCCTTCGCGACCGAGTGGCAGGAAGACGCGGCGCGGCGCGATTTCACCATCAACGCGCTCTATGCACATCCCGAAACGCTGGAGATCAGCGATTATTTCGGCGGACTTGCCGATCTCGATGCGCGCCACGTCCGCTTCATCGGCGACCCGCACGAACGCATCCGCGAGGATCACCTGCGTATCCTCAGGTACTTCCGCTTCCAAGCGCGCTTTGGAGACGAGCCGAACGGCGAGGCTGTCGCGGCCTGCCAGGAACTGGCGCACACGCTGAAGGGCCTGAGCCGCGAACGCGTGGCGATGGAACTGCTGGGTATCCTCTCCCTGCCCGACCCGCGCGGCGCAGTCGCCCTGATGGCGGAGCTGGGGGTGCTGGCCGTGATCTTGCCCGAAGCGCGGGAACGCGAGCAGGCGGTCTTCGCCGCTCTCGTTGCACACGAGGCTACAACCGGCACGCCGGGCGATCCCGTCCGCCGCCTTGCCGCCCTGCTGCCCCCCATCCCTTCGGTTGCCGAGGCCGTATCGGCCCGCCTGCGCCTCTCGCGTGCCCAGCGCGCTCGCCTCGTCTGTGCGGCGGAACGCAAAGAAACCGACGCCAGCGCACCGCGCGCGCTTGCCTATGCCGAGGGCGTGGAAGGGGCGCGCGACAGATTGCTTATCGCCGGTGGATCGACCGGCGAACTGGATGGCTGGGACGTCCCCCAGCTTCCCCTCAAAGGTGGCGAGATCGTCCAGCGCGGCATTGGCGCCGGGCCCGATGTGGCCCGCATCCTGCGCGCGGTCGAGACGCGCTGGGTTGCGGAAGAATTCCCCTCGCGCGCGCGCGTGGAGGAACTGCTCGAGGAAGAGATCGCCGCGTCGGGCCACTGA
- the parC gene encoding DNA topoisomerase IV subunit A — MAITEMDDSGADPFDAIVDAPFDSALSERYLVYALSTITARSLPDLRDGLKPVHRRLLWAMRQLKLDPSSAFKKSARVVGDVIGKYHPHGDASVYDAMVRLAQDFALRYPLVEGQGNFGNIDGDNAAAYRYTEARLTKTALRLMEGLDEGTVDFIPTYNGEEQEPEIFPGLFPNLLANGASGIAVGMATNIPSHNVAEIVDATLEVIDNPHVEHSRLMELFKGPDFATGGVVPESAETIAAAYETGRGSLRVRGRFHAAEADKAEDREAGIERLGGGQWQLVISEIPYQVQKGKLIEQIAQAIADKKLPILEDVRDESDEQVRIVLVPRSRNVDPELLKESIYKLTDMETRFGLNLNVLDATRTPMVMGLKELLNNWIASQIDILQRRSQHRLDQIARRLELVEGYIIAFLNLDRVIEIIRYEDDPKAVMMEEFKLTDRQAEAILNMRLRSLRKLEEMQLRQEKDDLLKEQDELEKLLGSPARQRTRLKRDLNALRKEYGEDTALGRRRTTIEEAAPAVEFSMDAMIEKEPVTVILSQKGWIRGAKGHLPLDQEFKYKEGDAPAFVLHAQTTDKLLLVGDDGRVFTLGADKLPGARGFGEPVRNTLDIEASAQIVSVIVHREGQEVLLAASTGKGFAATTDSMLAETRKGRQVVNLPGDAKLKVARPIPAGHDHVAVVGDNRKLVVFHLEELPRLAKGQGNKLQGYRDGGLSDATTFTLAEGLSWAMGGKGDRTRTETDMWQWKVARGGAGRLPPQGFPRDNRFT, encoded by the coding sequence ATGGCCATTACCGAGATGGACGATTCAGGCGCCGATCCCTTCGACGCCATCGTCGACGCACCTTTCGATTCCGCGCTATCAGAGCGCTACCTCGTCTATGCGCTGAGCACGATTACCGCGCGCTCGCTGCCCGATCTGCGTGACGGGTTGAAGCCGGTCCACCGCCGCCTGCTGTGGGCCATGCGCCAGCTGAAGCTCGACCCTTCGAGCGCCTTCAAGAAATCGGCCCGCGTGGTCGGCGACGTTATCGGTAAGTACCACCCGCATGGCGATGCCTCGGTCTATGATGCGATGGTCCGCCTCGCGCAGGATTTCGCGCTGCGCTACCCGCTGGTCGAGGGGCAGGGGAACTTCGGCAATATCGACGGCGATAACGCTGCGGCCTACCGCTACACCGAAGCCCGCCTGACCAAGACCGCGCTGCGCCTCATGGAAGGCCTCGACGAAGGCACGGTCGATTTCATCCCGACCTATAATGGCGAGGAGCAGGAGCCGGAAATCTTCCCCGGCCTGTTCCCCAATTTGCTGGCCAACGGGGCAAGCGGCATCGCGGTCGGCATGGCGACCAATATCCCGAGCCATAACGTCGCCGAAATCGTCGATGCGACGCTCGAGGTAATCGACAATCCGCATGTCGAACATTCGCGGCTGATGGAGCTGTTCAAGGGGCCGGACTTCGCCACGGGCGGTGTCGTCCCCGAAAGCGCGGAGACGATTGCCGCTGCCTACGAGACCGGGCGTGGCTCGCTGCGCGTGCGCGGCCGCTTCCATGCCGCCGAAGCCGACAAGGCCGAGGACCGCGAGGCAGGTATCGAGCGGCTGGGCGGCGGCCAGTGGCAGCTCGTCATCTCCGAAATTCCCTACCAGGTGCAGAAGGGCAAGCTGATCGAGCAGATCGCCCAGGCGATCGCCGACAAGAAGCTGCCCATCCTGGAGGACGTGCGCGACGAGAGCGACGAGCAGGTCCGCATCGTCCTCGTCCCGCGCAGCCGCAATGTCGATCCGGAGCTGCTGAAGGAGAGCATCTACAAGCTCACCGACATGGAGACGCGCTTCGGCCTCAACCTCAACGTGCTCGATGCGACGCGCACGCCGATGGTCATGGGGCTGAAGGAACTGCTCAACAACTGGATTGCCAGCCAGATCGACATCCTCCAGCGCCGCAGCCAGCACCGGCTCGACCAGATCGCGCGGCGGCTGGAACTGGTCGAAGGCTATATCATCGCCTTCCTCAACCTCGACCGCGTGATCGAGATCATCCGCTACGAGGACGATCCCAAGGCGGTGATGATGGAGGAGTTCAAGCTCACCGACCGGCAGGCCGAAGCCATCCTCAACATGCGGCTGCGGTCTTTGCGCAAGCTGGAGGAAATGCAGCTGCGGCAGGAAAAGGACGACCTTCTGAAAGAACAGGACGAGCTGGAAAAGCTGCTCGGCAGCCCGGCTCGCCAGCGCACCCGCCTCAAGCGCGACCTCAATGCCCTGCGCAAGGAATATGGCGAAGACACCGCGCTGGGTCGCCGCCGGACCACGATCGAGGAAGCCGCGCCGGCTGTCGAATTCAGCATGGACGCGATGATCGAGAAGGAGCCGGTGACGGTCATCCTCTCGCAGAAGGGCTGGATCCGCGGGGCCAAGGGTCACCTGCCGCTGGACCAGGAGTTCAAGTACAAGGAAGGCGATGCGCCTGCCTTCGTGCTGCACGCACAGACCACCGACAAGCTGCTGCTGGTCGGCGACGATGGCCGCGTCTTCACGCTGGGGGCGGACAAGCTGCCGGGCGCGCGCGGCTTCGGCGAACCGGTGCGCAACACGCTCGACATCGAGGCGAGCGCGCAGATCGTCTCGGTCATCGTCCACCGCGAAGGGCAGGAAGTCCTGCTCGCCGCAAGTACGGGCAAGGGCTTTGCCGCCACCACCGACAGCATGCTCGCCGAAACCCGCAAAGGGCGCCAGGTGGTGAACCTGCCGGGCGATGCGAAGCTCAAGGTCGCACGGCCCATTCCAGCAGGCCACGATCATGTCGCCGTGGTGGGCGACAATCGCAAGCTGGTGGTCTTCCACCTCGAGGAACTGCCGCGCCTAGCCAAGGGGCAGGGCAACAAGCTGCAGGGCTACCGCGACGGCGGCCTAAGCGACGCGACCACCTTCACGCTGGCGGAAGGGCTGAGCTGGGCGATGGGCGGCAAGGGCGACCGGACGCGCACCGAAACCGACATGTGGCAGTGGAAGGTCGCGCGTGGCGGGGCCGGGCGCCTGCCGCCGCAGGGCTTCCCGCGCGACAACCGCTTCACCTGA
- a CDS encoding type 1 glutamine amidotransferase domain-containing protein, producing MAQATKRIMILATDGFEQSELMKPKANLEGAGFETTVVSLEKGEIKGWDNKDWGESVRIDKTVDEIESCEGYDALLLPGGQMNPDILRMNDKAIDIVKMFASTKKPIAAICHAPWLLAEADLIKGKTVTAWPSIRTDLKNAGANVVDKEVAIDGNLITSRKPEDIPAFSKALIQMLGESVEQRDLEAA from the coding sequence ATGGCACAGGCCACCAAACGCATCATGATTCTCGCCACCGACGGCTTCGAACAGTCCGAACTGATGAAGCCCAAGGCCAACCTCGAAGGCGCCGGTTTCGAGACCACCGTCGTCAGCCTCGAAAAAGGTGAGATCAAGGGCTGGGACAACAAGGACTGGGGTGAGAGCGTGCGCATCGACAAGACGGTCGACGAGATCGAGAGCTGCGAAGGCTATGACGCGCTGCTGCTGCCCGGCGGCCAGATGAACCCGGACATCCTGCGCATGAACGACAAGGCAATCGACATCGTGAAGATGTTCGCCAGCACCAAAAAGCCGATCGCCGCGATCTGCCACGCGCCGTGGCTGCTCGCGGAAGCGGACCTCATCAAGGGCAAGACCGTCACGGCATGGCCGTCGATCCGTACCGACCTGAAGAACGCCGGTGCCAATGTGGTCGACAAGGAGGTAGCGATTGACGGCAACCTCATCACCAGCCGCAAGCCGGAGGACATTCCGGCCTTCAGCAAGGCGCTGATCCAAATGCTGGGCGAAAGCGTCGAGCAGCGTGATCTAGAAGCCGCCTAA
- a CDS encoding DUF418 domain-containing protein, whose product MTDVQSAAIAAPVRKSDRIGSLDILRGVAVFGILLMNISAFGLVWQAYGNPNAAGGADGINLLLFKIMNVGFEGTMRGLFSMLFGAGIFLMTERMENAGAGLTTAEIHFRRMTWLMIFGFIHWSLLLWTGEILFAYSLCGLVLFAFRKIAPGRQFALGIAALLVAAFMLNQDYHEIVDLSAEVEATETQVASGQSIAPEQQAVLDKWAEERSHVIPTEETNAMFNGWHEGSYWSAVTGMWEFNVDFQWKELPFWLLFDMMPFMLIGMALLKWDVLTAGRGTGFYAGMAIAGYAIGIPLGLYEYGLLAAGDFGPVAGAEAGRTYQFSRLAMVAGHLGLILTVVKLGLMRWLQQGLAAAGQMALTNYIGQTLICTLLFYGFGFGLYGELERYQLYLVVATIAAVEMVFSVIWLRSFRFGPLEWVWRSLTYWKPQPMQKGGSGPVPGQMLGAT is encoded by the coding sequence ATGACCGATGTGCAAAGCGCCGCGATCGCGGCACCCGTCCGGAAATCCGACCGCATAGGCTCGCTCGATATCCTGCGCGGAGTCGCCGTTTTCGGCATTCTGTTGATGAACATCTCCGCCTTCGGCCTCGTCTGGCAGGCCTACGGAAACCCGAATGCCGCAGGCGGTGCCGACGGCATCAATCTGCTGCTCTTCAAGATCATGAACGTCGGCTTCGAGGGCACAATGCGTGGCCTGTTCTCGATGCTGTTCGGGGCCGGCATCTTCCTGATGACCGAACGCATGGAGAATGCCGGCGCTGGCCTGACTACGGCGGAAATCCACTTCCGCCGGATGACGTGGCTGATGATCTTCGGCTTCATCCACTGGTCGCTGCTGCTGTGGACCGGCGAAATCCTGTTCGCCTATTCGCTATGCGGCCTCGTCCTCTTCGCATTCCGCAAGATCGCGCCGGGCCGGCAATTCGCGCTCGGCATCGCCGCCCTGCTGGTGGCCGCCTTCATGCTGAACCAGGATTACCACGAGATCGTCGACCTGTCCGCCGAGGTCGAGGCGACCGAGACACAGGTCGCCTCCGGGCAAAGCATCGCTCCCGAGCAGCAGGCGGTGCTCGACAAGTGGGCCGAAGAACGTTCGCACGTGATCCCGACCGAGGAAACCAACGCCATGTTCAATGGCTGGCACGAAGGCTCCTACTGGAGTGCGGTCACGGGGATGTGGGAGTTCAACGTCGACTTCCAGTGGAAGGAACTGCCTTTCTGGCTGTTGTTCGACATGATGCCCTTCATGCTGATCGGCATGGCGCTACTCAAATGGGACGTGCTCACCGCGGGTCGCGGCACGGGGTTCTACGCCGGGATGGCCATCGCAGGCTACGCCATTGGCATTCCGCTTGGCCTGTACGAATACGGCCTGCTGGCGGCAGGCGATTTCGGTCCGGTGGCAGGGGCGGAAGCGGGCAGGACCTACCAGTTCAGCAGGCTGGCGATGGTGGCCGGGCACCTCGGCCTGATCCTAACGGTGGTGAAGCTGGGGCTGATGCGCTGGCTGCAGCAGGGCCTTGCCGCGGCGGGCCAGATGGCACTGACCAACTATATCGGCCAGACGCTGATCTGCACGCTGCTGTTCTACGGCTTCGGATTCGGCCTCTATGGCGAACTCGAACGCTACCAGCTCTACCTGGTCGTCGCGACAATCGCGGCAGTAGAGATGGTGTTCAGCGTGATCTGGTTGCGCAGTTTCCGGTTCGGCCCGCTGGAATGGGTCTGGCGCTCTCTGACCTACTGGAAGCCACAACCGATGCAAAAAGGCGGGAGCGGTCCTGTACCCGGACAGATGCTCGGGGCGACCTGA
- a CDS encoding 2Fe-2S iron-sulfur cluster-binding protein, with protein sequence MKVRFTTSDGSHLDAEAEPGDNLLRVAQAAGMPLEGTCEGQMACSTCHVVVDSEWFDRLPEASEEEEDMLDLAAGVRRTSRLSCQIVLTAEMDGLSVIIPAESHDMSR encoded by the coding sequence GTGAAGGTTCGTTTCACCACCTCCGATGGCAGTCACCTGGATGCCGAGGCAGAGCCGGGCGACAATCTCCTTCGCGTGGCTCAAGCGGCCGGGATGCCGCTGGAAGGGACTTGCGAAGGGCAGATGGCCTGTTCGACCTGCCACGTGGTCGTCGATTCCGAATGGTTCGATCGCTTGCCCGAAGCGAGCGAGGAGGAAGAGGACATGCTCGACCTCGCCGCCGGCGTGCGGCGCACCAGTCGCCTGTCCTGCCAGATCGTGCTCACCGCGGAGATGGATGGCCTGAGCGTCATCATCCCCGCAGAGAGCCACGACATGAGCCGATGA
- a CDS encoding cysteine desulfurase family protein: MIYLDYQATTPLAPEARDAMLRWLDGPGGTGFGNPHSPHRMGRQAKAAIELAREQVAALFPAGGKVVFTSGATEAINLAIRGSGKGGTVSVSAIEHAAVLDTAQDAGKRHVLNVAADGQCNTKQDLPADTRLVCVMQVNNEIGTIQPTLEWHRKAKENKALYLCDAVQAYGKIEVTGADMIAISAHKFHGPKGVGALWVREGLDLDEVQTGGGQEFGIRSGTLSPALIAGMGAAAAEAKDRLEQDRDHVEKLWKRALELFDGWELNGSAEARWHGNLNIRRDGLDVNRLMSDCREVMFSAGSACASGSGRTSHVLEAIGLSKAQAKSSIRLGFGRYTTMDEIEEAAKAINSAAREQEL; the protein is encoded by the coding sequence ATGATCTACCTCGACTACCAGGCTACGACCCCGCTTGCCCCCGAAGCGCGCGATGCCATGTTGCGCTGGCTCGACGGGCCGGGCGGCACCGGCTTCGGCAATCCGCATTCCCCGCACCGCATGGGACGGCAGGCGAAAGCCGCCATCGAACTGGCGCGCGAGCAGGTCGCCGCGCTGTTTCCGGCAGGCGGCAAGGTCGTCTTCACTTCCGGCGCGACGGAAGCGATCAACCTCGCCATCCGGGGCAGCGGAAAGGGCGGCACGGTCTCGGTATCCGCCATCGAACACGCGGCCGTCCTCGATACCGCGCAGGACGCGGGCAAGCGCCATGTCCTCAACGTGGCCGCCGACGGCCAGTGCAATACGAAGCAGGACCTGCCCGCCGATACGCGGCTCGTCTGCGTCATGCAGGTCAATAACGAGATCGGCACGATCCAGCCCACGCTCGAATGGCACCGCAAGGCGAAAGAGAACAAAGCGCTCTATCTTTGCGACGCAGTGCAAGCCTACGGCAAGATCGAGGTGACCGGTGCGGACATGATCGCGATCAGCGCGCACAAGTTCCACGGCCCTAAGGGTGTCGGCGCCTTGTGGGTGCGCGAGGGGCTCGATCTCGACGAGGTGCAAACCGGCGGCGGGCAGGAATTCGGCATCCGGTCGGGCACGCTCAGCCCCGCGCTGATCGCGGGCATGGGCGCGGCGGCGGCGGAAGCGAAGGACCGACTCGAACAGGATCGCGATCACGTCGAAAAGCTCTGGAAGCGGGCGCTCGAACTGTTCGACGGTTGGGAGCTCAACGGCAGCGCGGAGGCGCGCTGGCACGGCAATCTGAATATCCGCCGTGACGGGCTCGACGTGAACCGCCTGATGAGCGACTGCCGCGAGGTCATGTTCTCGGCCGGAAGCGCATGCGCCAGCGGATCGGGTCGCACGAGCCATGTGCTCGAGGCGATCGGCCTGTCGAAAGCGCAGGCGAAAAGCTCCATCCGGCTTGGTTTCGGCCGCTACACGACGATGGACGAAATCGAGGAGGCCGCGAAAGCGATCAATTCGGCGGCACGGGAGCAGGAATTGTGA